Proteins encoded together in one Chitinophaga lutea window:
- a CDS encoding TonB-dependent receptor produces MKKNVAVQKQLRGFLLPVLISAFLVLPLFLSASGNAQDMSTKKITLSLAKESLRNALDKVEALSGFRIAYPPEQVARYKNISLPKGTRTVKETINLLLLRTPLQFRQQDDIIVIFRQEDEKAVTDTTAAPAAPPQQAKQRTIIGSVTEARTNVSLPGVTVMIKGTNKGTQSQADGTYSLQVPAGSTALLFSYIGYAQKEVELTSSNQLHVALDPSNTGLDEVVVVAYGEQKKQTVTGAVASLSTKELQQSPVSNLTNALAGRLPGLITTQRSGEPGVDASTLYIRGIGTLNGATPIFMVDGVERSIDYVDPNDIESLTILKDAAATAVLGMRGANGAVLITTRRGKSGAPSVNFRASTGMQEATRLPKYLGSYDYARLLNEALVNDGAQPAFTQQQLDNYKNGIGPNTDYYKFIMKTSHVGQANLNVSGGGNVARYFISAGYNIAEGNYRHTKTNKEGYNGNNIMKRYNLRANVDVDITPTLTARLDLAGILTDRRDGNNSASTIMNLANRMAPIYPIFNEDGSMWGNGTFQSNIYGELSQKGYRRWYNNTTQGTFSLTRKLDFLTKNLSAKLSFSYDNTNTPNASYGRNYAVFEPLRNAQGQITGYKQFGNDTRIDPNGGFSGGGATRQTYVEATANWNRTFKKHAATAILLWNRRLLESGSSIPNAYQSLLFRSTYNYNQKYLLELSASYQGSENFPKESRFGFFPSVSGGWVLSEEPFIKDNVSFIRFLKLRASYGEVGNDRGGSDRFLWFTSWGGADPYYFGTAANQANGWGQGAIGNPGVTWERGKQIDLGIDLQLWNGLFDLTLDVFSQQRRQILISRSTLSDVFGQNIKAQNIGAVDNKGIEFEISHRNTIGEFRYQFKPNFTFARNKIIYRDEVARRYPWMRRTGHPIDTKFGLIAEGFFKDANDVASSPFQNFSAYGPGDIKYKKLTGKEYDYIQEAFDETRIGYSRTPEIMYGATLSMGFRNIDFSVLFQGAAHADVMLNNEAVYEFFQSGKVKPFHLGRWTPETAATATYPRLHSNTHNNNHRASTFWIRSADYLRLKNAEVGYTLPKRWIAPLALSYFRVYFNGMNLYTWDKLGDYQVDPEIGDGNGAMYPIQRIWNFGIDVKF; encoded by the coding sequence ATGAAAAAAAACGTAGCTGTCCAGAAACAGCTGAGGGGCTTCCTGTTGCCTGTACTGATCTCCGCTTTTTTAGTGCTGCCCCTGTTCCTCTCTGCTTCCGGCAATGCGCAGGACATGTCCACTAAAAAAATCACGCTCTCCCTGGCGAAGGAAAGCCTGCGCAATGCGCTCGACAAAGTGGAGGCGCTCTCGGGCTTCCGCATTGCCTATCCTCCCGAGCAGGTGGCGCGGTACAAAAACATCAGTCTTCCCAAAGGCACCCGCACCGTCAAAGAAACCATCAACCTGCTGTTGTTGAGAACGCCTTTGCAGTTCCGGCAGCAGGACGATATCATCGTCATTTTCCGGCAGGAAGATGAAAAAGCGGTAACGGACACCACTGCCGCGCCGGCCGCGCCGCCGCAGCAGGCGAAGCAGCGAACCATCATCGGGTCGGTTACGGAAGCGCGCACCAACGTGTCGCTGCCGGGTGTGACCGTGATGATCAAAGGCACCAATAAAGGCACGCAAAGCCAGGCCGACGGTACTTACAGCCTGCAGGTGCCGGCCGGTTCCACCGCTTTGCTGTTCAGTTATATCGGGTACGCGCAGAAGGAAGTGGAGCTTACTTCCTCCAACCAGCTGCATGTGGCGCTCGATCCTTCCAACACCGGGCTGGATGAGGTAGTGGTGGTGGCGTACGGCGAACAGAAAAAACAAACGGTGACCGGTGCGGTGGCTTCGCTGTCTACAAAAGAACTGCAGCAGAGCCCGGTGTCGAACCTTACCAATGCGCTGGCCGGCCGTCTGCCGGGCCTGATCACCACGCAAAGAAGCGGCGAGCCCGGCGTGGACGCCAGCACGCTGTATATCCGCGGCATCGGCACGCTCAACGGCGCCACGCCGATTTTTATGGTGGATGGTGTGGAGCGTAGTATCGATTACGTGGATCCCAACGATATTGAAAGCCTCACCATCCTGAAAGATGCCGCGGCCACCGCCGTGCTCGGTATGCGCGGCGCCAACGGCGCGGTGCTCATCACCACCCGCCGCGGTAAATCGGGCGCTCCGTCCGTTAACTTCCGCGCCTCCACTGGGATGCAGGAAGCCACCAGGCTCCCCAAATACCTCGGTTCCTACGACTATGCCCGCCTGCTGAACGAGGCGCTGGTGAACGACGGCGCACAGCCTGCTTTTACCCAGCAGCAGCTCGATAATTACAAAAACGGCATCGGCCCCAACACCGACTATTACAAGTTCATCATGAAAACCTCCCACGTTGGCCAGGCCAATCTCAATGTGAGCGGCGGCGGCAACGTGGCGCGCTATTTCATTTCCGCGGGGTACAACATCGCCGAAGGCAACTACCGCCACACCAAAACCAACAAGGAAGGCTACAACGGCAACAACATCATGAAGCGGTACAACCTGCGCGCAAACGTAGATGTGGACATAACGCCCACGTTAACGGCCCGCCTCGACCTGGCCGGTATCCTTACCGACCGGCGCGATGGCAACAACTCCGCCAGCACCATCATGAACCTCGCCAACCGCATGGCGCCCATCTACCCGATTTTTAACGAAGACGGCAGCATGTGGGGCAACGGCACCTTCCAGAGCAATATCTACGGGGAACTGTCGCAGAAAGGCTACCGCCGCTGGTACAACAATACCACGCAGGGTACCTTTTCACTCACGCGCAAACTTGATTTCCTCACCAAGAACCTGAGCGCCAAACTTTCATTTTCCTATGACAACACCAATACGCCCAACGCCAGTTATGGCCGCAACTACGCGGTATTCGAGCCGCTGCGGAATGCGCAGGGCCAAATCACCGGCTACAAACAATTCGGCAACGATACCCGCATAGATCCCAACGGCGGCTTCAGCGGCGGCGGCGCAACGCGGCAGACCTACGTGGAAGCAACCGCCAACTGGAACCGCACCTTCAAGAAACACGCCGCCACCGCCATTCTGCTGTGGAACAGGCGTTTGCTCGAAAGCGGTTCTTCCATTCCCAATGCTTACCAGTCGCTGTTATTCCGCAGCACGTATAACTATAACCAGAAGTATCTGCTGGAACTGAGCGCTTCTTACCAGGGGTCCGAAAACTTCCCCAAAGAAAGCCGCTTCGGTTTTTTTCCCTCCGTATCTGGTGGATGGGTACTGTCTGAAGAGCCCTTTATCAAAGACAACGTGTCTTTCATCCGTTTCCTCAAACTGCGTGCTTCCTATGGAGAGGTGGGGAACGACCGGGGCGGCTCCGACCGCTTTCTCTGGTTCACTTCCTGGGGCGGCGCGGACCCTTATTACTTCGGTACCGCCGCCAACCAGGCCAACGGCTGGGGACAGGGCGCCATCGGCAACCCCGGTGTTACCTGGGAGCGCGGCAAACAGATCGACCTCGGCATCGACCTGCAATTGTGGAACGGGTTATTTGACCTGACCCTCGATGTGTTCTCACAGCAAAGGCGGCAGATCCTCATTTCGCGCAGCACCCTTTCAGACGTGTTCGGGCAGAACATCAAGGCGCAGAACATCGGCGCCGTTGACAACAAAGGCATCGAATTCGAGATTTCGCACCGCAACACCATCGGCGAATTCCGCTACCAGTTCAAACCTAACTTTACCTTTGCCCGCAACAAAATCATTTACCGCGACGAAGTGGCCCGCCGTTATCCCTGGATGCGCCGCACCGGTCATCCCATCGACACCAAGTTCGGCCTGATCGCGGAAGGTTTCTTCAAAGATGCGAACGACGTGGCCAGCAGCCCATTCCAGAACTTTTCCGCGTACGGCCCCGGCGATATCAAATACAAAAAACTCACCGGCAAGGAGTACGACTACATACAGGAAGCCTTCGACGAAACCCGCATCGGGTATTCCCGCACGCCGGAAATCATGTATGGCGCCACGCTGTCGATGGGTTTCCGCAACATCGATTTCAGCGTGCTCTTCCAGGGCGCCGCGCATGCGGATGTGATGCTGAACAACGAGGCCGTGTACGAATTTTTCCAGAGCGGTAAAGTGAAACCTTTCCACCTCGGCCGCTGGACGCCCGAAACGGCTGCCACCGCCACGTACCCGAGGCTGCACAGCAATACCCATAACAACAACCACCGCGCGTCCACTTTCTGGATCCGCAGCGCCGACTACCTGCGCCTGAAAAACGCAGAAGTGGGGTATACGCTTCCCAAACGCTGGATCGCCCCGCTGGCGCTGTCTTATTTCCGCGTGTATTTCAACGGCATGAACCTTTATACCTGGGACAAACTGGGCGACTACCAGGTTGACCCGGAAATCGGGGACGGCAACGGCGCCATGTATCCCATTCAGCGTATCTGGAACTTCGGGATAGACGTGAAATTTTAA
- a CDS encoding MFS transporter, producing the protein MHFAYSLPIRITRVYRIALSIFFFVQGIVFASWASRIPDIKTSLGLSDAALGGLLLALPAGQLAGMGLSGYLVARFGSRNIMLIAAFLYPGSLLLLGAAPSVMLLAAALVVFGLCANLMNIAANTQAVGVEMLYRRSILASFHGLWSLAGFTGGLVGGLMVAHHQTPFVHYLIIFSVSIVLAIVAGAYLLPRDVSKKDKTGRIFVKPDKNIVVLGLITFACMICEGTMFDWSGVYFEQVVHAPVTWSRLGFIAFMSTMAGGRFVADYFITRFGTQRILQCSGLIILTGLLLAVIFPYMVTSTIGFLLVGMGVASVVPMSYSLAGRSKTIQPGVALAMVSSIGFLGFLLGPPLIGFVAEGYGLRWSFTLIAVLGLGTTLLAGSLKKFEEP; encoded by the coding sequence ATGCATTTCGCTTATTCACTTCCCATACGGATTACCAGGGTTTACCGCATTGCACTGAGCATTTTCTTTTTTGTACAGGGCATCGTATTTGCCAGCTGGGCAAGCCGTATTCCCGATATCAAGACCAGCCTTGGTCTGAGCGACGCCGCACTGGGCGGCCTGCTGCTCGCTTTGCCCGCCGGCCAGCTGGCCGGGATGGGGCTGTCGGGCTACCTGGTGGCCCGTTTCGGGAGCCGGAACATCATGCTGATCGCTGCATTCCTCTATCCCGGGTCGCTGCTGCTGTTGGGGGCGGCGCCTTCCGTGATGCTGCTGGCTGCGGCGCTTGTGGTTTTCGGCCTTTGCGCCAACCTGATGAACATCGCGGCCAATACCCAGGCCGTGGGGGTGGAAATGTTGTACCGCCGCAGTATCCTCGCCAGTTTTCACGGGCTGTGGAGCCTCGCGGGTTTTACCGGCGGTCTCGTCGGTGGCCTGATGGTGGCGCATCACCAGACGCCTTTTGTGCATTACCTGATCATCTTCAGCGTGTCTATCGTACTGGCCATTGTTGCCGGCGCCTATCTGCTGCCGAGGGACGTATCGAAAAAAGATAAAACGGGGCGGATTTTTGTGAAGCCCGATAAAAACATCGTGGTGCTGGGCCTGATCACTTTTGCCTGTATGATCTGCGAGGGCACGATGTTCGACTGGAGCGGCGTGTATTTCGAGCAGGTGGTGCATGCGCCTGTGACCTGGAGCCGGCTGGGATTCATCGCTTTCATGAGCACCATGGCCGGCGGGCGTTTTGTGGCCGACTATTTTATCACCAGGTTCGGGACGCAGCGCATTTTGCAGTGCAGCGGGCTGATCATCCTGACCGGTTTGCTGCTGGCCGTTATTTTCCCGTATATGGTGACCAGTACCATCGGTTTCCTGCTGGTGGGAATGGGCGTGGCCTCGGTGGTGCCGATGAGCTACAGCCTGGCCGGGCGTTCCAAAACCATCCAGCCCGGCGTGGCGCTGGCGATGGTATCGTCCATCGGCTTCCTGGGATTTTTGCTGGGCCCGCCGCTGATCGGTTTTGTGGCGGAAGGGTATGGCCTGCGCTGGTCGTTTACGCTCATCGCCGTGCTGGGGTTAGGTACCACCTTGCTGGCCGGCAGCCTGAAGAAGTTTGAAGAGCCATAG
- a CDS encoding RNA polymerase sigma-70 factor, which translates to MGDEKAFNTLYERHFIRLVNLAYKKTGDSAAAEELVQDVFLSFYRQKHQLRDDTLPESYLFIALKNRVFNYHRQLLAQLRKDAALWKQASMQPREVNVQLELKELQAYVKARIQELPPQCRAVFLLSREDQLSNKEVAERLNISVNTVEQHMRKALRILRASLGNDVALIALAWLVI; encoded by the coding sequence CTGGGAGACGAGAAGGCCTTTAACACCCTGTACGAACGGCACTTCATCCGCCTGGTCAACCTGGCCTATAAAAAGACCGGTGATTCCGCGGCCGCAGAAGAACTGGTGCAGGATGTATTCCTGTCTTTTTACCGGCAGAAGCACCAGTTGCGCGACGATACCCTTCCTGAAAGTTACCTTTTCATTGCACTGAAAAACCGTGTATTCAATTATCACCGGCAGTTACTGGCGCAACTGCGGAAAGATGCGGCGTTGTGGAAACAGGCGTCGATGCAGCCGCGTGAAGTAAATGTGCAGCTGGAGCTGAAAGAACTGCAGGCCTATGTAAAAGCGCGGATACAGGAACTGCCGCCGCAATGCAGGGCGGTGTTTCTGCTGAGCCGGGAAGACCAGCTGTCGAACAAAGAAGTGGCGGAGCGGCTGAACATTTCCGTCAATACCGTGGAGCAGCATATGCGCAAGGCCTTGCGCATCCTGCGGGCATCGCTGGGGAACGATGTGGCGCTGATAGCGCTCGCATGGCTGGTGATCTAA
- a CDS encoding RagB/SusD family nutrient uptake outer membrane protein has product MKRNIQTIILLSLCIALLPHCKKGFLDRAATTQQQDVDIFTSFAMTDQVVNNLYSRMRGTYTYLSGYNMGSATDEAKDASNWMASMRFNNGSWSGNSNPIGNTWRDNYVAIRQANTILENVAKFKTPDDPNNPGTLENRLGEVYFLRAYFLWEQMRQFGGVIIVTKSIDQTDEAALNKPRNTYDECVAQVVADCDEAFKRVQYAYDPNTHVGRVTKGACLALKARVLLFSASPLWANAGKTGFLADITAGSKPSDPAKWKKAADAAKAVIDLKDGGNPVYALEPTLAARGEMFKNRTLQSKEVIFVRMREANQDYDRYIFPKGYGGWSGCAPAQNLVDDYEMNNGLPIKDPLSGYDEKRPYLNRDPRFYSDILYNGANWKGRKVETYATGRDRQSTETDYTRTGYFTRKLADEAITPGQSGSRFIHGINYRLAEMYLSYAEALNECEPANADVLKYVNLIRTRAGQQPLPGGLSQADMRTRIQNERRIELCFENHRFWDVRRWKIAEETQKELWGMRPIIDAAAPDGFRYERFKVEDRLWRNAMYVIPITTDETLRNPNLKQNEGW; this is encoded by the coding sequence ATGAAACGGAATATTCAAACCATCATACTCCTGTCGCTCTGCATCGCCCTGCTGCCGCATTGCAAAAAGGGCTTTCTCGACAGGGCGGCCACCACGCAGCAGCAGGACGTGGATATCTTCACCAGTTTCGCCATGACGGACCAGGTGGTGAACAACCTGTACAGCAGGATGCGCGGCACTTACACCTATCTCAGCGGGTACAACATGGGATCTGCCACCGATGAGGCGAAGGACGCTTCCAACTGGATGGCGTCCATGCGCTTCAACAACGGATCCTGGTCGGGCAACTCGAACCCCATCGGCAATACGTGGCGCGACAATTACGTGGCGATACGCCAGGCCAACACCATCCTTGAAAACGTGGCGAAGTTCAAAACGCCCGACGACCCGAACAATCCCGGCACGCTGGAAAACAGGCTGGGGGAGGTGTACTTCCTGCGCGCGTACTTTTTATGGGAGCAGATGCGGCAGTTCGGCGGTGTGATCATCGTCACCAAATCCATCGATCAGACCGATGAGGCCGCGCTCAACAAACCCCGCAATACCTACGACGAATGTGTGGCGCAGGTGGTGGCCGATTGCGACGAGGCTTTCAAGCGCGTGCAATATGCCTACGATCCCAATACCCATGTGGGCCGTGTGACGAAAGGCGCCTGCCTGGCGCTCAAAGCGCGCGTGCTGCTGTTTTCCGCCAGCCCGTTGTGGGCCAATGCCGGGAAAACGGGATTCCTGGCCGATATCACGGCGGGCAGCAAACCTTCCGACCCCGCCAAATGGAAAAAGGCGGCCGATGCGGCCAAGGCCGTGATCGATCTTAAAGACGGCGGCAACCCCGTGTACGCACTGGAGCCTACGCTGGCGGCCCGGGGCGAAATGTTCAAGAACAGGACCCTGCAAAGCAAGGAGGTGATCTTTGTGCGGATGCGCGAAGCCAACCAGGATTACGACCGGTACATTTTTCCCAAAGGGTACGGCGGCTGGAGCGGTTGTGCGCCTGCGCAGAACCTGGTGGACGATTATGAAATGAACAACGGCCTGCCCATTAAAGACCCGCTTTCCGGCTACGACGAAAAGCGTCCTTACCTGAACCGCGACCCGCGTTTTTATTCGGACATTCTCTATAACGGCGCCAACTGGAAAGGCCGGAAAGTGGAAACCTACGCCACCGGCCGCGACCGCCAGAGCACGGAAACCGATTATACACGCACCGGCTATTTTACCCGCAAGCTGGCCGATGAGGCCATTACGCCCGGCCAGAGCGGCAGCCGCTTCATTCACGGCATCAATTACCGGCTGGCGGAAATGTACCTGAGCTATGCGGAAGCGCTTAACGAGTGCGAGCCAGCCAACGCCGATGTGCTCAAATATGTGAACCTGATTCGCACCCGCGCAGGCCAGCAGCCGCTGCCCGGAGGGCTTTCCCAGGCCGATATGCGCACGCGCATCCAGAACGAGCGGCGGATAGAACTTTGTTTCGAGAACCACCGCTTCTGGGACGTACGCCGCTGGAAAATCGCGGAAGAAACGCAGAAAGAGCTCTGGGGCATGCGGCCCATCATCGACGCAGCCGCGCCTGATGGTTTCCGGTACGAACGCTTCAAGGTGGAAGACCGCCTGTGGAGAAATGCCATGTACGTGATCCCTATCACAACCGACGAAACGCTGCGGAATCCCAACCTGAAACAAAACGAAGGGTGGTAG
- a CDS encoding FecR family protein gives MEALALYELLEKYRLGKCTPEELEQLNQWYASLGGGRTGQLLEEGSEAAAALTRLKLDELRSRLPQKQTPVVRMPLWKRAGRWAAVVAGMAALAGGIYYFTRPLPRQEMLAREHREPATFSRYITLPDGSTVVLHAGSRLEYPALFENGTREVTLVGEAYFDIRRDTAKPFIIHSGSLRTTVLGTAFNIKAYENSPEITVSVTRGKVKVETEQEGKLLAVLTPDQQVVYTSTAAAAVKQPVAAEAAADWIRNDMVFDNQTFGDVAKILGSRYRVNIRFENPELENCPIRASFSGTEPLDVVLSVVCTIRNASYTIDDDFNVVITGNGCQQ, from the coding sequence ATGGAAGCATTGGCTTTATATGAACTCCTGGAAAAGTACCGTCTCGGCAAATGTACGCCTGAAGAGCTGGAACAGCTTAATCAATGGTACGCGTCGCTCGGCGGAGGGCGCACCGGTCAGCTGCTGGAAGAAGGCAGCGAAGCGGCCGCCGCGCTCACACGCCTGAAACTCGACGAACTGAGAAGCCGGCTGCCGCAGAAACAGACACCGGTTGTGCGGATGCCGCTCTGGAAGCGGGCCGGGCGCTGGGCGGCGGTGGTAGCCGGGATGGCTGCGCTCGCAGGAGGCATCTACTATTTTACACGCCCCCTGCCCAGGCAGGAAATGCTGGCCCGGGAGCACCGTGAACCGGCGACGTTCAGCCGCTATATCACCCTGCCCGACGGCAGTACCGTGGTGTTGCATGCCGGCAGCAGGCTGGAGTATCCCGCTTTGTTCGAAAACGGCACCCGGGAAGTGACGCTGGTGGGTGAAGCTTATTTCGATATCCGCCGCGATACGGCCAAACCCTTCATCATCCACAGCGGCAGCCTCCGCACCACCGTGCTCGGCACCGCCTTCAATATCAAAGCCTATGAAAATTCGCCTGAAATAACGGTGTCGGTTACACGGGGGAAAGTAAAAGTGGAAACGGAACAGGAAGGCAAACTGCTGGCAGTGCTCACCCCTGACCAGCAGGTGGTGTACACGAGCACGGCCGCTGCGGCGGTCAAGCAGCCGGTAGCGGCAGAAGCTGCGGCCGACTGGATTCGGAACGATATGGTATTCGATAACCAGACGTTCGGGGACGTCGCCAAAATACTGGGCAGCCGCTACCGCGTCAATATCCGGTTTGAGAACCCGGAACTGGAAAACTGCCCCATCAGGGCCTCCTTCAGCGGAACGGAGCCGCTCGACGTTGTATTATCCGTGGTATGTACTATTCGCAATGCGTCGTATACGATCGATGACGACTTCAATGTCGTCATCACTGGAAATGGATGTCAACAGTAA
- a CDS encoding 3-keto-disaccharide hydrolase encodes MVLQSNNSLRSRSWIGFLCVCGAGLVLGRPAFAQQGPLPLHDLSAFKNAGSTWQVAGDVSAVLGKPNTLRTTKGTGVLVNLPGKKHHGADLFSGMEHGDIDLELDYMMAEGSNSGIYLQGSYELQLLDSWGVTAPRSGDNGGIYERWNDDMPEGQKGYQGYAPRQNASKAPGLWQHLKVSFQAPRFDAAGKKIENARIIRAELNGVMIHENVELMGPTRGGAAEKPLGPLRIQGDHGAVAFKNISIREFSQPRPQLTGLQYNVFKLKDGFKPGTDFSKEKAEASGNAAQLTANAGPLSKEYAILYKGTLRVQQAGEYNLALNTPGGGGRLKVNNQSVGNGGNNVRGKLQLPAGDLPVEILYARTGDWGSPALGLAIAGPGIREFYLGDAVTPDQTDPILVDAAANTILRSFMDVPGQPKVTHAVSVGSPEKVHYTYDLDKGMLVQVWRGNFLETTPMWHERGNGTARPLGALQRFGTPFFTLGKLSGEAAAWVADSAGTGYRPKGYVLDAQDRPTFRYQIYGSAVTDVIRVTDNGHGIYREITVASPAVDLYAKLAEGEQIEMIEKDFYVIDGKAWYLQLQDAGGAKPVVRNGAKGKELVVPVRGKLTYSILF; translated from the coding sequence ATGGTACTACAATCGAACAATTCTTTACGGAGCCGGTCGTGGATCGGCTTTTTATGTGTGTGCGGTGCCGGCCTGGTACTCGGCCGCCCGGCGTTTGCCCAGCAAGGGCCGCTGCCGCTGCACGACCTGTCCGCTTTCAAGAACGCGGGCAGCACCTGGCAGGTGGCCGGCGATGTAAGCGCCGTACTGGGCAAACCCAACACGCTCAGGACCACCAAAGGCACCGGCGTACTGGTGAACCTGCCGGGTAAAAAACATCACGGCGCCGATCTCTTTTCCGGGATGGAACACGGGGATATCGACCTCGAGCTGGACTACATGATGGCCGAAGGTTCCAACTCCGGCATTTACCTCCAGGGGAGTTATGAGCTGCAGCTGCTCGACAGCTGGGGGGTGACTGCCCCGCGCTCCGGCGACAACGGCGGTATTTATGAACGCTGGAACGATGACATGCCCGAAGGCCAGAAAGGTTACCAGGGCTACGCTCCGCGGCAGAACGCCAGCAAGGCGCCCGGCCTGTGGCAGCACCTGAAAGTTTCTTTCCAGGCGCCCCGTTTCGATGCCGCCGGCAAGAAAATCGAAAATGCCCGGATCATCCGTGCCGAACTGAATGGCGTGATGATTCATGAAAACGTAGAGCTGATGGGCCCCACCCGTGGCGGCGCAGCTGAAAAACCGCTGGGCCCCCTCCGTATCCAGGGCGACCATGGCGCCGTAGCTTTTAAAAATATCAGTATCCGCGAATTCTCACAACCACGTCCTCAACTTACTGGTCTTCAATACAACGTATTCAAATTGAAAGACGGCTTTAAACCGGGTACTGATTTTTCAAAAGAAAAAGCGGAAGCCAGCGGCAACGCTGCTCAGCTCACGGCCAATGCAGGCCCGCTGTCGAAAGAATATGCCATCCTGTACAAAGGCACCCTGCGCGTGCAGCAGGCCGGTGAGTACAACCTGGCGCTGAATACGCCCGGTGGCGGCGGCCGGCTGAAAGTGAACAACCAGTCTGTCGGCAACGGCGGCAACAACGTGCGCGGCAAACTCCAGCTGCCCGCGGGCGACCTGCCGGTGGAAATCCTCTATGCCAGAACCGGCGACTGGGGCTCTCCGGCGCTTGGGCTGGCCATTGCAGGCCCCGGTATCCGCGAGTTTTACCTGGGCGATGCGGTAACGCCGGACCAGACGGATCCCATCCTCGTGGATGCCGCGGCCAATACCATCCTGCGCAGTTTCATGGATGTGCCCGGCCAGCCGAAGGTGACCCATGCGGTATCCGTTGGCAGCCCCGAAAAGGTGCATTACACGTACGATCTCGATAAAGGGATGCTGGTGCAGGTATGGCGCGGCAACTTCCTGGAAACGACGCCTATGTGGCACGAAAGAGGCAACGGCACCGCCCGGCCCCTCGGCGCATTGCAGCGTTTCGGCACCCCGTTCTTCACGCTGGGCAAACTCAGTGGCGAAGCGGCGGCCTGGGTGGCCGATTCGGCCGGTACCGGTTACCGCCCCAAAGGGTATGTGCTCGATGCGCAGGACAGGCCCACCTTCCGCTACCAGATCTACGGCAGCGCCGTGACCGATGTGATCCGCGTAACCGACAACGGGCACGGCATCTATCGTGAGATCACGGTGGCTTCACCGGCGGTGGACCTCTACGCCAAACTGGCGGAAGGGGAGCAGATCGAAATGATCGAAAAGGATTTTTATGTGATCGACGGCAAGGCCTGGTACCTGCAGCTGCAGGATGCCGGCGGCGCCAAACCGGTGGTGCGCAACGGCGCCAAAGGTAAAGAGCTGGTGGTGCCCGTGCGCGGCAAACTGACTTATTCCATCCTTTTCTAA
- a CDS encoding MFS transporter, producing MAITFFFFISGFGFSTWASRIPDIQHSLGLNEAQLGSVLFALPLGLMFTMPVTGMLLQRFSSNVIMFAGSLAFNAMLSCLGFAGAAWQLVAGLFLFGASRNLLNISMNAQSVGIQALYDRSIITTFHGIWSVAGFSGAAVGGVMVYFHISPAIHFLVVGVLLVILGFFAYPGVLEQPAAGTGKRRFAWPDKHLLKYGLICFAVMSCEGTMYDWSGIYFQKAVQASKEVVTAGFVAYMIAMAAGRFSGDKLVNRLGVVTMIKYSGLLVFTGLMLAALLPYPLIAGLGFMMTGVGVSCVVPLVFSMAGKSATMANGPAIAAVSTVGYLGFLLVPPMIGFLAEAAGLRWAFGLMAFFGLAITLLVLASAKKRMIATERSA from the coding sequence ATCGCAATAACATTCTTTTTTTTCATCTCGGGTTTCGGGTTTTCCACCTGGGCCTCCCGTATTCCCGATATCCAGCACAGCCTCGGTTTGAATGAGGCGCAGCTGGGCAGCGTATTGTTTGCATTGCCGTTGGGCCTGATGTTTACCATGCCGGTAACCGGGATGTTGTTGCAGCGCTTCAGCAGTAACGTGATCATGTTCGCCGGTTCCCTCGCCTTTAACGCCATGCTGAGCTGCCTGGGATTTGCCGGCGCGGCGTGGCAGCTGGTAGCGGGCCTTTTCCTTTTCGGCGCGTCGCGCAACCTCCTGAATATTTCCATGAACGCACAATCGGTGGGCATACAGGCGCTGTACGACCGTTCCATCATCACCACCTTTCACGGCATCTGGAGCGTGGCCGGTTTCAGCGGCGCTGCAGTAGGCGGCGTGATGGTGTATTTCCATATTTCGCCCGCCATCCATTTTCTCGTAGTGGGCGTATTACTTGTGATACTCGGTTTCTTCGCCTATCCCGGCGTACTGGAGCAGCCCGCTGCGGGCACGGGAAAGCGCCGGTTCGCCTGGCCCGATAAACACCTGCTGAAATACGGCCTCATCTGTTTTGCGGTGATGAGCTGCGAAGGCACGATGTACGACTGGAGCGGGATTTATTTCCAGAAAGCCGTACAGGCATCCAAAGAAGTAGTGACGGCCGGTTTTGTGGCGTATATGATCGCCATGGCCGCGGGCCGTTTCAGCGGCGATAAACTGGTGAACAGACTCGGTGTGGTGACGATGATCAAATACAGCGGCCTGCTGGTATTCACGGGGTTGATGCTGGCCGCGCTGCTGCCTTATCCGCTCATCGCGGGCTTGGGTTTTATGATGACCGGCGTGGGTGTTTCGTGTGTGGTGCCGCTGGTGTTCAGCATGGCGGGAAAGTCTGCCACCATGGCTAACGGACCGGCTATTGCCGCAGTATCTACCGTAGGATATCTCGGATTTCTGCTTGTACCGCCGATGATCGGTTTCCTGGCCGAAGCGGCAGGGCTCAGGTGGGCCTTTGGTTTGATGGCTTTTTTCGGGCTGGCGATTACTTTGCTGGTATTGGCGAGTGCGAAAAAACGGATGATTGCCACGGAGAGAAGTGCGTAG